From the genome of Chitinivibrio alkaliphilus ACht1, one region includes:
- a CDS encoding response regulator, translating into MKVLLVDDSNTMRRIQANQLKQLGVDDVVQAENGKEALQKLSENMPIDVMLLDWNMPVMDGYECLKAVRGDSTYKNVRIFMCTSESEKSNVVQALKAGANNYIVKPFTPDVLKEKIGL; encoded by the coding sequence ATGAAAGTATTACTGGTAGATGATTCCAACACCATGCGGAGAATACAGGCAAATCAATTGAAGCAGCTTGGTGTTGATGATGTCGTTCAGGCGGAAAATGGTAAAGAGGCATTACAAAAATTGTCAGAGAATATGCCCATTGATGTAATGCTTCTTGACTGGAATATGCCTGTTATGGACGGGTATGAATGTCTTAAGGCCGTACGCGGAGACAGTACGTATAAAAATGTTCGTATTTTTATGTGTACGTCTGAGTCTGAGAAGTCAAATGTGGTACAGGCCTTGAAAGCTGGTGCAAACAACTACATCGTGAAGCCCTTTACTCCTGACGTCCTGAAAGAAAAGATCGGTTTATAA